The nucleotide window TCTCAGGAAAAGGTGGAGCTGTAGGAGTAGATGCTGATATAAATGATAAGATAACTGATGAAAATCTTGATAAAAGCATTGAATTTGTAAAAGCTTTTGCAAAGGAAACAAAGGGAATAATAGCAGTAACTGGAGCTATTGACTTGGTTTGTGATGAAAATAGATGTTTTGTTATAAGAAATGGTAGAAAAGAGATGAGCCAGATAACTGGAACTGGATGTATGCTTTCAGCTTTAATAGCTGCATTTTTAGTTGCAAATCCAGATCATCCACTTGAAGCAACTGCTGCAGCTGTATGTATGATGGGAGTAGTAGGAGAGATAGGTTGGGAGAATATGGAAGATGGGGATGGTAACTCAACTTATAGAGATAGATTGATAGATGCAATCTATAATATGACTGGAAATAGACTTGATAGAGGAGCAATATATGAGGATAGATAAAAAAGACCTTCTTCTTTATGCTGTTACAGATAGAAAATGGCTAGATGGAGAGAGTTTAGATGAGCAGGTTGAAAAATCACTTAAAGGTGGAGTTACCTGTGTTCAGTTAAGAGAAAAACATCTTAAAGAGGAAGAGTTTTATAAGGAAGCAGTAAGAATTAAAGAGCTATGCAGAAGATACTCTTGTCCATTTATTATAAATGACAATGTAGGAGTAGCTGTAAAAGTGGGAGCAGATGGTATTCATGTTGGTCAGGAGGATATGGATGCTGGATGTGTAAGAGAGATTATTGGAGAAGATAAGATACTTGGAGTCTCAGCACAAACTGTGGAGCAGGCAATAAAAGCTGAAAAGATGGGAGCTGACTACTTAGGAGTAGGAGCTGTATTTGCTACAAATTCAAAAGATGATGCAGTGGCAGTGGATAAAAAGACATTAAAAGCTATATGTGAAGCAGTAAGTATTCCAGTAATAGCTATTGGTGGAATATCTAAAGATAATATTATGGAACTTAAAGGCAGTGGAATAGTGGGAATAGCTGTAATAAGTGCTATATATGGGCAAAAAAATATTGAGGAAGCAACAAAGGAACTGAAAAAATTAACTGAGAAGATGGTGGAGGAGAAATAGATGAAAAAAGCGGTACTTACAATAGCAGGAAGTGACTGTTCAGGTGGAGCAGGAATTCAGGCTGATATAAAAACAATGACTATGAATGGAGTATATGCAATGAG belongs to Fusobacterium sp. DD2 and includes:
- the thiM gene encoding hydroxyethylthiazole kinase, whose amino-acid sequence is MLGKYLDNLRKNGALIHNITNYVTVNDVANVLLATGASPVMADEPEDAVEITAICGGLNINIGTLNKNSIKAMFAAGQKAQELGHKMVLDPVGVGASTLRTKTALDLMKEFRFDVIKGNTSEIKVLFSGKGGAVGVDADINDKITDENLDKSIEFVKAFAKETKGIIAVTGAIDLVCDENRCFVIRNGRKEMSQITGTGCMLSALIAAFLVANPDHPLEATAAAVCMMGVVGEIGWENMEDGDGNSTYRDRLIDAIYNMTGNRLDRGAIYEDR
- the thiE gene encoding thiamine phosphate synthase, whose translation is MRIDKKDLLLYAVTDRKWLDGESLDEQVEKSLKGGVTCVQLREKHLKEEEFYKEAVRIKELCRRYSCPFIINDNVGVAVKVGADGIHVGQEDMDAGCVREIIGEDKILGVSAQTVEQAIKAEKMGADYLGVGAVFATNSKDDAVAVDKKTLKAICEAVSIPVIAIGGISKDNIMELKGSGIVGIAVISAIYGQKNIEEATKELKKLTEKMVEEK